One region of Thermoplasma sp. Kam2015 genomic DNA includes:
- a CDS encoding glycosyltransferase family 2 protein produces the protein MIKISVIISAHDRRTYVKSAIESVLAQSFDRESYEIILVKNFVDRDIDIFCSKRNIKNILYNGKTLGQKMARGIDEANGEIISFLDDDDLFESNKLQTIYSRLSNGIELYHNDINFIKENGSRLRGDSTSHYSYIIYMSNFKNMIRKIREARAEWYMSCFSMSRKLALELKPLYETMHASFDKITFYYALAKGYRILCDSDKLTLYRLHPSLTTIKDDMPAYFNTKARFFRSSSDSLKSLLYYCKDSDIKDLIYYIFLHEYIIFLFMTKERNFPVRIIFAFLRLWVRYGILSDTIWLIFLIFKFFMPSTAHYIHYNRMLGYYETGQIM, from the coding sequence ATGATAAAGATATCCGTTATCATCTCTGCTCATGATAGACGAACTTATGTTAAATCCGCTATAGAAAGTGTTCTTGCTCAAAGCTTTGATCGTGAGAGCTATGAAATCATACTGGTCAAGAATTTTGTTGATAGGGATATTGATATTTTCTGCAGCAAGCGGAATATAAAAAATATATTATATAATGGCAAGACCCTTGGTCAGAAGATGGCACGTGGTATAGATGAAGCTAATGGTGAAATTATAAGTTTTCTTGATGATGACGATCTGTTCGAAAGCAATAAGCTTCAGACAATATACAGTAGATTATCCAACGGAATAGAGTTGTATCATAATGATATCAATTTCATTAAGGAAAATGGATCCCGTCTTAGAGGCGATTCTACGAGCCATTATTCATACATTATATATATGTCAAATTTCAAAAACATGATAAGGAAAATACGAGAGGCAAGGGCCGAATGGTATATGAGCTGTTTTTCAATGTCAAGGAAATTAGCTCTAGAATTGAAACCTCTATATGAAACGATGCATGCGAGTTTTGATAAGATTACATTTTATTATGCTTTGGCTAAGGGATATCGCATACTTTGCGATTCTGATAAGCTTACACTATATAGGCTGCATCCAAGCTTGACAACCATAAAGGATGATATGCCTGCATATTTTAATACTAAAGCAAGATTTTTTAGATCAAGTTCTGACTCCTTAAAATCTCTTCTATATTATTGCAAAGATTCTGACATCAAGGACTTAATATATTATATCTTTCTGCATGAATATATAATATTTTTATTCATGACAAAAGAGAGAAATTTTCCGGTAAGGATTATATTCGCGTTTCTCCGTTTATGGGTTCGATATGGAATATTATCAGATACGATATGGCTGATCTTTCTTATTTTCAAGTTTTTTATGCCTTCAACAGCCCATTATATACATTATAACCGTATGCTTGGATATTATGAGACAGGACAAATTATGTAA
- a CDS encoding flippase, with protein sequence MPQSSSLLGIDALYQYTGAGAQLFSGALFYVILVRFFSSSEVGAVALFIAIIGLFNLIFSFGLGTAVQHFASYHLGRQEYATAKSVVFKILALGLIFSIIGLLSMFYLSRTISVIFMHTPAYTGIVRLLSIVLVGNVLFGILNGSALGLQLFRASGLMNVIIWITYYSTALLMAFFLRSLYFVVIGWAAGIFLGVALYLFLIIKSTHDYRGKPRPLTPSLLFQFSIPVLFSSIISYGATYIDRFIVAGLMTLSSLAVYNFALLIASSIGFIVSPLNNIMLPKFSEFYGEGNRENIRARTAMATTMIAAVYVPAALGVAVLSRMIIVLLAGRYYEEGSDAISIVMVFSALFVTSNVMTQLIAAIRKTKVFIYSSAASLASNAILSIMLIPKFGIEGASIGFSSIYAATFFVLYRYAKKSGLYSANAKDLAKVWGSSLVMVLVVMLAEVHFGTSMDLLFPYILLGTIVYIAMIKATRLIGKDDGLFLSSLFPENLSVLKKFIRFLASGSN encoded by the coding sequence ATGCCCCAGTCATCATCTTTACTTGGAATAGACGCTCTATATCAGTATACGGGTGCTGGGGCTCAGCTTTTTTCTGGGGCTTTATTCTATGTCATATTGGTTAGATTCTTCAGCTCTTCAGAGGTTGGAGCGGTAGCGCTCTTTATAGCTATAATAGGTCTTTTTAACCTCATATTCTCATTCGGGCTCGGAACGGCTGTTCAGCATTTCGCCTCCTACCATCTCGGAAGGCAGGAATATGCTACCGCAAAAAGTGTAGTTTTCAAAATCCTCGCATTGGGTCTGATCTTTTCAATAATTGGCCTCCTTTCCATGTTCTATCTATCTCGGACTATATCGGTCATCTTCATGCATACTCCAGCATACACAGGCATAGTCAGATTGCTGAGCATTGTCCTGGTCGGCAACGTGCTCTTCGGTATTTTAAACGGCAGCGCATTGGGCCTACAGCTATTCAGGGCGTCTGGACTGATGAACGTAATCATATGGATAACCTATTATTCCACAGCTCTTCTGATGGCTTTCTTTCTGAGATCCCTCTATTTCGTTGTGATTGGATGGGCGGCAGGCATATTCCTCGGCGTAGCGCTCTATCTATTTCTGATAATAAAGTCCACGCATGATTACAGGGGAAAGCCAAGACCGCTCACGCCATCATTGCTCTTTCAATTTTCGATTCCAGTGCTCTTCTCCTCTATAATATCATACGGAGCTACGTACATCGATAGATTCATCGTAGCGGGTCTCATGACGCTATCGTCACTTGCTGTCTACAACTTCGCGCTCTTAATAGCGAGTTCCATAGGTTTCATCGTATCACCGCTTAACAATATAATGCTACCGAAATTTTCGGAATTCTACGGCGAAGGTAATAGGGAAAACATAAGGGCACGAACCGCAATGGCCACTACAATGATCGCTGCAGTTTACGTACCCGCAGCTTTAGGTGTCGCGGTACTTTCCCGCATGATCATCGTTCTCCTTGCAGGAAGATACTATGAGGAAGGATCGGATGCAATATCGATCGTCATGGTTTTTTCAGCGTTGTTCGTCACAAGCAACGTGATGACACAGCTAATAGCGGCGATAAGGAAGACAAAGGTATTCATATACTCAAGCGCTGCATCGCTCGCAAGCAATGCCATACTTTCAATAATGCTTATACCAAAATTCGGAATTGAGGGTGCTTCAATTGGCTTTTCCTCCATATATGCTGCAACATTCTTCGTACTTTATAGATATGCGAAAAAAAGCGGGTTGTATTCAGCCAACGCTAAGGATCTTGCCAAGGTATGGGGTTCATCACTCGTTATGGTATTGGTCGTGATGTTGGCTGAAGTGCACTTCGGCACATCCATGGATCTGCTGTTCCCATATATACTTCTTGGAACGATCGTGTACATAGCAATGATTAAAGCGACGAGGCTGATAGGTAAAGATGATGGGCTTTTTCTCAGCTCTCTTTTCCCTGAGAATTTGTCAGTATTAAAGAAGTTCATACGATTTCTCGCCTCAGGTTCAAATTAA
- a CDS encoding NAD(P)-dependent oxidoreductase, with translation MRFLVTGHKGFIGSHIYSEFSNKYEVYGYDIGDSFLDAKFDVIVHMAARGLIRKSIEMPYDYFQDDLALVLKFLEIARKDDSIFIFPSSGSTAEPTNPYSLSKKQAEEWIKLYGKLYGLQYYILRFFNIYGDGSRKGAVYLFTKAALFDEEAVVYGDGSHIRDFLYVGDVPRTIERLLNEKYRRGEYEVGSGKGTSVNDLISLIEHITGKRLKVRHENYILPEAEKLIALNTVVKDPTPLDAGIKKVIEFIRSDSKNDVRK, from the coding sequence ATGAGGTTTCTCGTAACTGGTCACAAAGGATTTATCGGCTCTCATATCTATAGTGAATTCAGTAACAAATATGAGGTATATGGATATGACATAGGCGATTCTTTCCTAGATGCGAAATTTGATGTAATAGTGCATATGGCCGCGAGAGGACTAATCAGAAAATCCATAGAGATGCCGTATGATTATTTTCAGGACGATCTTGCATTGGTTCTTAAATTCTTGGAGATAGCAAGGAAAGATGATAGCATCTTCATATTTCCGAGCTCTGGTTCGACCGCAGAACCAACCAATCCATATTCATTGTCAAAGAAACAAGCCGAGGAATGGATAAAACTTTATGGCAAACTTTACGGTCTTCAATACTATATCCTAAGGTTCTTCAACATTTATGGGGATGGGTCTAGAAAGGGAGCAGTTTATCTATTCACAAAAGCTGCTCTATTTGATGAAGAAGCTGTGGTATACGGAGATGGTAGTCATATAAGAGATTTTCTCTACGTTGGAGATGTCCCCAGAACCATAGAGAGACTTCTAAATGAAAAATATAGAAGGGGAGAATATGAAGTAGGTTCTGGGAAGGGGACATCCGTAAATGATCTTATCTCTCTTATAGAGCATATTACCGGAAAACGCTTAAAGGTTAGGCATGAGAATTACATATTGCCAGAGGCTGAAAAGCTTATTGCATTGAACACAGTCGTTAAGGATCCAACGCCACTTGATGCAGGGATCAAAAAGGTAATAGAATTCATTAGATCTGACTCTAAGAATGATGTTCGGAAATAA
- a CDS encoding glycosyltransferase: MKSKNMSPKYQFCFKKTMEHYAGQLIRYISSSLHRKNYITSVRFPEGISFLIVTKNDIWLAESLKSIVRYADEVIIVDSSDQPYLKRNIELLSDLKIKNYKHIIRDLDLPTARAIGLSECSYKWIFIWDGDHIAMDNGKFSFEKLINYVRNLDTTRYYYAIHFHLATMGYQLDEIQPERCKYAGEAWIISNSDHFKFDPRKKWDEPVIPFYYRKIFLQGYYALHLNVIRPITMHQFRDLRISWYNERKKKDISFQDYIKTHKEIRSEPWRIRKVKYDESYYGLIPTLLNKYKGLSYEQIIEEKEKEIEEYIE; encoded by the coding sequence ATGAAATCAAAAAATATGTCCCCTAAATATCAATTCTGTTTCAAAAAAACCATGGAACATTATGCAGGCCAATTAATTCGATATATATCTTCAAGTTTACATAGGAAAAATTATATCACATCAGTTAGATTTCCAGAAGGTATATCTTTTCTAATCGTTACAAAGAACGATATATGGCTTGCAGAATCGCTTAAATCAATTGTTAGGTATGCTGATGAGGTGATCATAGTGGATTCATCGGATCAACCGTATTTAAAAAGAAATATAGAGCTACTTTCAGATCTAAAAATTAAAAATTATAAACACATTATTAGAGATCTTGATCTGCCAACTGCGAGGGCGATTGGGCTATCAGAATGTTCCTATAAATGGATCTTCATATGGGACGGTGATCATATAGCAATGGATAATGGCAAATTTTCTTTCGAAAAACTTATAAATTATGTGAGAAACTTAGATACTACGAGATATTATTATGCTATTCATTTTCACTTAGCGACGATGGGATATCAACTTGATGAAATTCAACCTGAAAGATGCAAATACGCCGGAGAGGCATGGATCATCTCTAATTCAGATCATTTTAAATTTGATCCAAGGAAAAAATGGGATGAACCGGTTATTCCCTTTTATTATAGAAAAATATTCTTGCAAGGATATTATGCCTTGCACTTGAATGTTATTAGACCAATTACTATGCATCAATTTAGAGATCTAAGAATATCTTGGTATAACGAAAGAAAGAAAAAAGATATTAGTTTCCAAGATTATATTAAAACTCATAAAGAAATTAGATCCGAGCCATGGCGTATCAGAAAGGTGAAATACGATGAATCTTATTATGGACTCATACCGACACTTCTTAATAAATATAAGGGATTAAGCTATGAACAAATAATAGAGGAAAAGGAAAAAGAGATCGAGGAATATATCGAATAA
- a CDS encoding glycosyltransferase — protein sequence MPKYPICINTSNTYTGIGTYASIITEIVGEDHVISLVLDKNQKDRSFPGTKMTPKKWMVGNGYVINSLFPSYLFDLNRSFYHYLDTSIVPVSTDGIVTIHDLYHPKNEPIYMRKIRKFKINKYKKFKNIIAISKTTMKSMIEAGFDEKNIQVIHHGNSKNWKKYDDIENIKRQYGLPRDRKIALTVGDGIFKNNHLVTEALKNSEFIHVHIGNDAGDINFVRLSEEDLNKIMCASDVLIRVSSNEGFGIPPMQATALGVPIVLSKLPVFKELFGKYAFFTEIDKASILESVRHAVKYRDDYLQKSRPYVDYFSFSSFKARMDSYYSKIKN from the coding sequence ATGCCTAAATATCCAATTTGCATAAATACATCAAATACGTATACTGGTATTGGTACCTACGCCAGCATTATCACTGAAATTGTGGGTGAGGATCATGTTATTTCTCTTGTACTTGATAAGAATCAAAAAGATAGATCGTTTCCTGGCACAAAAATGACACCTAAAAAATGGATGGTTGGAAATGGATATGTGATAAATAGCCTTTTCCCATCTTATCTTTTCGATTTAAACAGGAGCTTCTATCATTATCTTGATACCTCAATTGTTCCAGTATCGACCGATGGTATCGTTACGATACATGATTTGTATCATCCAAAGAATGAACCCATCTATATGAGAAAAATCAGGAAATTCAAGATAAACAAATACAAGAAATTCAAGAACATAATAGCAATTTCTAAGACGACCATGAAATCTATGATCGAAGCCGGATTCGATGAGAAGAATATTCAGGTAATTCATCATGGAAATTCAAAGAATTGGAAAAAATATGATGATATAGAAAATATAAAGCGCCAATACGGGCTTCCAAGGGATAGAAAAATAGCATTAACCGTAGGAGATGGGATCTTCAAAAATAATCACCTAGTTACGGAAGCTTTGAAGAATTCAGAATTCATTCATGTCCATATTGGGAATGATGCAGGTGATATCAACTTCGTTAGACTGTCGGAAGAAGATTTGAATAAAATCATGTGCGCATCCGATGTCCTTATTCGTGTATCTAGCAATGAGGGATTTGGTATACCGCCCATGCAGGCTACGGCTCTAGGTGTGCCGATAGTACTTTCAAAGCTACCGGTATTCAAGGAACTATTCGGTAAATACGCGTTTTTCACTGAAATAGATAAGGCATCTATACTTGAATCTGTAAGGCATGCAGTTAAGTATCGGGATGATTACCTTCAAAAGTCTAGACCATATGTTGATTATTTCAGTTTTTCCTCTTTTAAGGCGAGGATGGACAGTTATTATTCTAAAATTAAAAATTAG
- a CDS encoding glycosyltransferase produces MDDFWVKSGTQVLASDVIKVLNDIGYTVDVLTSKSSKFIPEGVHNVFYIDYPKKSLTNRINILYNMLNLKKQLLKFDFNSYDITFNNRPNIYLMNASFNYLHGPVFFESFLDQNGNVKNIFLYEIIKTLGLYKIYNTAIFLTHGEYSARYSAKGFDKLNIKPNKIIPINIPVNYPWIEEIPEKEEYMLTFGRITPDKMIDRGIRIAELSRIPYKVAGFVPDRWRSYFEDLRSRAPSNVEFIESPSEDEKIELFKRAQIYLHTKDNEHYGVTTAEAIWFGCIPITPKNGGSWEDILEYGRYGLGYKSVDEAIKMIEVAKRMDDQRRSEIFESRERFKFEHFEERISKLIDEI; encoded by the coding sequence TTGGACGACTTCTGGGTTAAAAGTGGTACTCAGGTATTGGCATCGGATGTTATCAAGGTTCTGAACGATATTGGCTATACCGTAGATGTTCTTACCAGCAAGAGTTCCAAATTTATACCAGAAGGAGTGCATAATGTGTTTTATATTGATTATCCAAAAAAAAGCCTGACGAATAGAATAAATATTCTTTATAACATGCTAAACCTTAAAAAACAATTGCTAAAGTTTGATTTCAATTCTTATGATATAACATTTAACAACAGACCGAATATTTATTTGATGAACGCATCTTTCAATTATTTGCATGGTCCGGTCTTTTTTGAAAGTTTTCTCGATCAGAATGGTAATGTAAAAAACATTTTCTTATACGAAATCATCAAGACTCTTGGTCTATATAAGATATATAATACGGCAATATTCCTTACTCATGGCGAATACTCTGCTAGATACTCAGCGAAAGGGTTCGATAAGTTAAATATAAAGCCCAACAAGATAATTCCCATCAATATCCCTGTTAATTATCCTTGGATAGAAGAAATACCAGAGAAGGAAGAATATATGCTTACGTTTGGTAGAATAACCCCAGATAAGATGATAGATCGTGGTATTAGAATAGCTGAACTATCCAGAATTCCATATAAAGTTGCTGGTTTCGTGCCAGATAGATGGAGAAGCTACTTTGAAGATCTAAGATCAAGAGCACCTAGCAACGTCGAATTTATAGAATCACCCTCTGAAGACGAAAAAATAGAGCTGTTTAAGAGAGCCCAAATATATCTTCATACAAAGGACAATGAACATTACGGCGTGACAACGGCAGAAGCAATATGGTTCGGGTGTATTCCAATAACGCCTAAAAACGGCGGGTCATGGGAAGATATTCTTGAATATGGCAGATACGGCCTAGGTTATAAAAGTGTGGATGAAGCCATTAAGATGATAGAAGTGGCGAAGAGGATGGATGATCAAAGAAGAAGTGAGATATTTGAATCCAGAGAGCGTTTTAAATTCGAACATTTCGAGGAACGAATATCGAAATTGATAGATGAAATATAG